ATGGCACGCTCGAGGTTTACCGCATCGCCCTGGTTCCAGTCGGACAGGTTGGTTTTTTCTAAGGTTTCGCGGATGGCGGTGACGGTATATTCATCGGCATTGATCCCAACGACGGTCAGGCAGACGCCATTGTGGGAAACGCTTTGGTCGATCTTTAATTCGTTGGTGATGGATGCGGAAACGGTGATGTGGAGGTTGTCATTGTCTTTTTTCAGTTCGCGGACAACGCCCATAGATTCGATAATTCCTGTAAACATTTGTGGTTTATTTTACTTAGATTTGCAGTTCAAAATTAGCAATAAATACGATGAAAAAAGCAGAAAATATCATTGTCGGCATTTCGATTGGGGACCTTAACGGGATTGGGAGCGAGATCGTGCTCAAAACCTTCGAGGACAACCGCATGCTGGAAATGTGCACTCCGGTGATTTTTGCTAACGTAAAGACATTGTCGCACCTGCGCAAGAGTTTTGAATCGACAGCGCCTTTGCACGGGATTGACAAGCTTGACCAGGTGCTGACCGGGAAAATCAATGTGCTGAATGTGTGGCGGGAAAATATCGAACTGGCTTATGGCGTAAACAATCCTGTCGTGGGCGAGTTTGCAATCAAGTCTTTTACTGCTGCGACAAATGCTTTGAAGGAAGGACAGATCGATGTTTTGGTGACGGCACCTATTAATAAATACAATATCCAATCGGAAGAATTTAAATTCCCGGGCCATACTGATTACCTTGCCAAGGAATTGCAGGGAAATGCCTTGATGCTGATGGTGCATGACAAACTGCGCGTGGGATTATTGACCGACCATGTTCCTGTAAACGAAGTCGCCTCACACTTAACCGAAGCGCTCATTAAGCAGAAGATTGAAACCGTAAGGCAATCGCTTATCCAGGATTTCAGCATCAACAAACCGAAAATTGCGGTGCTGGGACTGAATCCGCATGCCGGCGATGGCGGTGTTATCGG
This genomic stretch from Flavobacterium pallidum harbors:
- the pdxA gene encoding 4-hydroxythreonine-4-phosphate dehydrogenase PdxA; protein product: MKKAENIIVGISIGDLNGIGSEIVLKTFEDNRMLEMCTPVIFANVKTLSHLRKSFESTAPLHGIDKLDQVLTGKINVLNVWRENIELAYGVNNPVVGEFAIKSFTAATNALKEGQIDVLVTAPINKYNIQSEEFKFPGHTDYLAKELQGNALMLMVHDKLRVGLLTDHVPVNEVASHLTEALIKQKIETVRQSLIQDFSINKPKIAVLGLNPHAGDGGVIGKEDEMIIRPVIKKMFEKGTMVFGPYPADGFFGSGQYEKYDAVIAAYHDQGLVPFKTLSFGNGVNYTAGLDKIRTSPDHGTAYDIAGKDKADHNSFKEAVYLAIDIYNSRHQYAEISKKPLKTKEKHL